Proteins encoded together in one Catellatospora citrea window:
- a CDS encoding DNA-binding protein has translation MSAAAGDEIPKISGPANDALALAGHTTLTAISQLAKKDLLDLHGVGPKAIRILREALAERGLTFADEQK, from the coding sequence ATGAGCGCAGCGGCCGGGGACGAGATCCCGAAGATCAGCGGGCCGGCGAACGACGCCCTGGCCCTCGCGGGGCACACCACCCTGACCGCGATCTCCCAGCTGGCCAAGAAAGACCTGCTCGACCTGCACGGCGTCGGGCCGAAGGCGATCCGGATCCTGCGCGAGGCGCTCGCCGAACGGGGCCTGACCTTCGCCGACGAGCAAAAGTGA
- a CDS encoding serine/threonine protein phosphatase → MAPQSDGLAYGARLARHYTASAALALLSDAELADRLAAAPVVGAGIGGVTARLDLGGTPVFVKRIPLTDLERRPEHVRSTANLHGLPPHCQYGIVSPGFGAWRELAANTLTTNWVLAGRHPGFPLMYHWRVLPGAPAAAAEHADVEGAVAFMGGDPAVRDRLDALAGASASLVLFLEHLPHGLGDWLAGPVAAGGDELVAACRMMEQGLVGGVDFLQAHELHHFDAHLGNLLTDGRHVYFVDFGLAVSPRFALSPGESAFLAHHATHDAGYVRMRLVNWLVQHVVGVPAPADGGPVARNAYIRECAAGRRPEGVAPELADMIVRHAPVAAVMNDFYWQLFDGAMQTPYPADEVARALTR, encoded by the coding sequence ATGGCACCGCAGAGCGACGGCCTGGCCTACGGCGCGCGGCTGGCCCGCCACTACACGGCCTCGGCCGCGCTCGCGCTGCTCAGCGACGCCGAGCTCGCCGACCGGTTGGCCGCGGCCCCGGTCGTCGGCGCGGGCATCGGCGGCGTCACGGCCCGGCTGGACCTGGGCGGGACGCCCGTCTTCGTCAAGCGCATCCCGCTGACCGACCTGGAGCGCCGCCCCGAGCACGTGCGCTCCACCGCCAACCTGCACGGGCTGCCGCCGCACTGCCAGTACGGCATCGTCTCGCCCGGCTTCGGCGCCTGGCGGGAGCTGGCCGCGAACACGCTGACCACGAACTGGGTGCTGGCCGGTCGGCATCCGGGTTTCCCGCTGATGTACCACTGGCGGGTGCTGCCCGGCGCCCCGGCCGCCGCGGCGGAACACGCCGACGTCGAGGGCGCGGTCGCGTTCATGGGCGGCGACCCGGCCGTCCGCGACCGGCTGGACGCGCTGGCGGGGGCCTCGGCGAGCCTGGTCCTGTTCCTCGAACACCTCCCGCACGGGCTCGGCGACTGGCTGGCCGGACCGGTCGCGGCAGGCGGGGACGAGCTGGTCGCGGCCTGCCGGATGATGGAGCAGGGCCTGGTCGGCGGCGTGGACTTCCTTCAGGCGCACGAGCTGCACCACTTCGACGCGCACCTGGGCAACCTGCTCACCGACGGCCGCCACGTCTACTTCGTCGACTTCGGGCTGGCGGTGTCGCCGCGCTTCGCACTGTCGCCGGGGGAGTCGGCGTTCCTGGCCCACCACGCCACCCACGACGCCGGATACGTCCGGATGAGGCTGGTCAACTGGCTCGTCCAGCACGTGGTCGGCGTGCCGGCGCCGGCCGACGGCGGGCCCGTCGCGCGCAACGCCTACATCCGCGAGTGCGCCGCGGGCAGGCGGCCGGAGGGCGTCGCGCCGGAGCTCGCCGACATGATCGTCCGGCACGCGCCGGTCGCCGCGGTGATGAACGACTTCTACTGGCAGCTGTTCGACGGCGCGATGCAGACGCCGTACCCGGCGGACGAAGTGGCCCGCGCACTGACCCGATGA
- a CDS encoding ABC transporter permease encodes MTTATAPRGMALRFYRYCWLHYRRNWKGTIVISVANPLLFLIAIGAGLGTLVGSDVAALGGVSYLAFFAPGMLAAASMQNGMIESAFPVSYHRMPGRAYPVAVATPLEPVDVLNGHALFMAVKVAIGAAAFCAVMFAFGVATSPLAALVLPAAALTGFAFAMPVTAWAVTLPDVRPVQTLFKWVVMPLYLFSGTFFATTQLPEAAQHLVALTPLWHGVELCRTLTLGTATWAGSLAHTAYLSAMALAGYLLARRNFRRHLHP; translated from the coding sequence ATGACGACCGCCACCGCGCCGCGGGGCATGGCCCTGCGCTTCTACCGCTACTGCTGGCTGCACTACCGGCGCAACTGGAAGGGCACCATCGTCATCAGCGTGGCCAACCCGCTGCTGTTCCTGATCGCCATCGGGGCCGGGCTCGGCACCCTGGTCGGCTCGGACGTCGCCGCCCTGGGCGGCGTCAGCTACCTGGCGTTTTTCGCCCCCGGCATGCTCGCCGCCGCGTCCATGCAGAACGGCATGATCGAATCGGCGTTCCCGGTCAGCTACCACCGCATGCCCGGCCGGGCCTACCCGGTCGCCGTGGCGACCCCGCTCGAACCCGTCGACGTGCTCAACGGTCACGCGCTGTTCATGGCCGTGAAGGTCGCCATCGGCGCGGCCGCGTTCTGCGCCGTCATGTTCGCGTTCGGCGTCGCGACGTCGCCGCTGGCGGCGCTGGTGCTGCCCGCCGCCGCGCTGACCGGGTTCGCCTTCGCGATGCCGGTGACCGCGTGGGCGGTGACGCTGCCCGACGTACGCCCGGTGCAGACGCTGTTCAAATGGGTGGTGATGCCGCTGTACCTGTTCTCCGGCACCTTCTTCGCCACCACCCAGCTGCCCGAGGCGGCACAGCACCTGGTCGCGCTCACCCCGCTGTGGCACGGCGTCGAACTGTGCCGCACCCTCACCCTCGGCACCGCCACCTGGGCGGGCAGCCTCGCCCACACCGCGTACCTGTCGGCCATGGCGCTGGCGGGCTACCTGCTCGCCCGCCGCAACTTCCGCCGCCACCTGCACCCGTGA
- a CDS encoding ABC transporter permease, with protein MKGTMMPAAHVIVLRHLWVLRKGRPWNLAVNGVFEPFLYLMSVGVGIGQLIDGDGGAVAYAAFVAPALLATSAMNSAIAETTGAVWWRLRFEKFYDAIVTTPLTVRDIAYGEIAASVLRSTLSAACFLVVIAGFGMVHSWWALLALPACVLVAYAFSAAGMAAITVIREFHHQQYLQLVMLPMFLFATTFYPLSVYPAALRPVVAALPLYQSIELLRGLTTGHLHPGMLVAVGYLLAMAALGSWLATRRLSRLLLP; from the coding sequence GTGAAGGGGACCATGATGCCCGCCGCGCACGTGATCGTCCTGCGCCACCTGTGGGTGCTGCGCAAGGGCCGGCCGTGGAACCTCGCCGTCAACGGGGTGTTCGAGCCGTTCCTCTACCTGATGTCCGTCGGCGTCGGCATCGGACAGCTCATCGACGGCGACGGCGGCGCGGTCGCCTATGCGGCCTTCGTCGCCCCAGCGCTGCTGGCGACGTCCGCCATGAACAGCGCCATCGCGGAGACCACCGGCGCGGTCTGGTGGCGGCTACGCTTCGAGAAGTTCTACGACGCGATCGTCACGACGCCGCTGACCGTGCGCGACATCGCGTACGGCGAGATCGCCGCGTCGGTGCTGCGCAGCACCCTGTCCGCGGCCTGCTTCCTGGTCGTGATCGCCGGATTCGGGATGGTCCACTCGTGGTGGGCGCTGCTCGCGCTGCCCGCCTGCGTGCTCGTCGCGTACGCCTTCTCCGCCGCCGGCATGGCCGCCATCACCGTGATCCGCGAGTTCCACCACCAGCAGTACCTGCAACTGGTCATGCTGCCGATGTTCCTGTTCGCGACCACGTTCTACCCGCTGTCGGTCTACCCCGCCGCACTACGGCCTGTGGTCGCCGCGCTGCCGCTCTACCAGAGCATCGAACTCCTGCGCGGCCTCACCACCGGCCACCTCCACCCCGGCATGCTCGTCGCCGTCGGCTACCTGCTCGCCATGGCCGCCCTCGGCTCCTGGCTGGCCACCCGCCGACTCTCCCGTCTTCTACTTCCGTAA
- a CDS encoding zinc-dependent alcohol dehydrogenase family protein yields the protein MAAWEVAAPGPIATRPLRAVRRPVPAPAADELLVRVRACAVCRTDLHVAEGDLPPHRSPVIPGHQVVGEVTARGDAVTGWAVGDRAGIAWLRHTDQACVYCRRGQENLCPSSRYTGWDADGGYAEYATVPADYAYRLPDGYDDVHLAPLLCAGIIGYRALRRAELPAGGTLGIYGFGSSAHLTAQVAIAQGATVYVMTRSPAARELGLSLGAAWAGGADEPPPVPLDAAILFAPVGDLVPPALSALDRGGTLAVAGIHLTDIPVLNYERHLFEERQLRSVAANTRDDGREFLALAAAHPLHVTTTVYPLDRADDALADLAGDRIEGAAVLVP from the coding sequence ATGGCTGCGTGGGAGGTCGCCGCGCCGGGCCCGATCGCGACCCGGCCGCTGCGGGCGGTGCGCCGACCGGTGCCCGCACCGGCCGCGGACGAGCTGCTGGTACGGGTACGCGCCTGCGCGGTGTGCCGGACCGACCTGCACGTCGCGGAGGGCGACCTGCCGCCCCACCGCAGCCCGGTGATCCCCGGCCACCAGGTCGTCGGCGAGGTCACCGCCCGCGGCGACGCCGTGACCGGCTGGGCGGTCGGCGACCGCGCCGGCATCGCCTGGCTGCGCCACACCGACCAGGCCTGCGTGTACTGCCGGCGCGGCCAGGAGAACCTGTGCCCGTCCTCGCGCTACACCGGCTGGGACGCCGACGGCGGCTACGCCGAGTACGCCACGGTGCCCGCGGACTACGCCTACCGCCTGCCGGACGGATACGACGACGTGCACCTCGCACCGTTGCTGTGTGCGGGCATCATCGGCTACCGGGCGCTGCGCCGCGCCGAGCTGCCCGCCGGGGGCACCCTGGGCATCTACGGTTTCGGCTCGTCCGCGCACCTCACCGCGCAGGTCGCCATCGCCCAAGGGGCGACCGTGTACGTGATGACCCGCTCGCCCGCCGCCCGCGAGCTGGGCCTGAGCCTGGGCGCGGCCTGGGCGGGCGGTGCGGACGAGCCACCGCCGGTGCCGCTGGACGCGGCGATCCTGTTCGCGCCGGTCGGCGACCTGGTGCCACCGGCGCTGTCCGCCCTGGACCGGGGCGGCACCCTGGCCGTCGCGGGCATCCACCTGACCGACATCCCGGTGCTGAACTACGAACGGCACCTGTTCGAGGAGCGGCAGCTGCGCAGCGTCGCCGCGAACACCCGCGACGACGGGCGCGAGTTCCTGGCCCTGGCGGCGGCACACCCGCTGCACGTCACGACCACCGTGTACCCGCTGGACCGGGCCGACGACGCACTGGCCGACCTCGCGGGCGACCGGATCGAGGGCGCGGCGGTGCTCGTACCATGA
- a CDS encoding ABC transporter ATP-binding protein, translated as MSDVIAQATGLVKTYPPRDKRSAPFTAVDGIDFALHRGEAFGFLGPNGAGKSSTMRMLACVSPPTAGTLRVLGMDPAADGRRIRARIGVVPQDDALDTELSVRENLLIYGRYFGLSIDVIDERATGLLDFAQLSDKAAERVDALSGGMRRRLTIARSLINEPEILLLDEPTTGLDPQARHVLWDRLFRLKQQGVTLVLTTHYMDEAEQLCDRLVVMDGGKIVAQGSPAELIAAHATREVLELRFGIGEQAAALDKLRQAVTGDRIEELPDRLLWYTAEGDAALAAAHTLGLTPVTALVRRSSLEDVFLALTGRTLVD; from the coding sequence GTGTCAGACGTGATCGCACAAGCCACGGGGCTCGTCAAGACCTACCCGCCGCGGGACAAACGCTCCGCCCCCTTCACCGCCGTCGACGGCATCGACTTCGCCCTGCACCGGGGCGAGGCCTTCGGCTTCCTCGGCCCCAACGGCGCGGGCAAGTCCTCCACCATGCGCATGCTCGCCTGCGTCTCCCCGCCCACCGCGGGCACGCTGCGGGTGCTCGGTATGGACCCCGCCGCCGACGGCCGGCGCATCCGCGCCCGGATCGGCGTCGTGCCGCAGGACGACGCCCTCGACACCGAACTCAGCGTGCGCGAGAACCTGCTCATCTACGGCCGCTACTTCGGACTGTCCATCGACGTCATCGACGAGCGGGCGACCGGCCTGCTCGACTTCGCGCAACTGTCCGACAAGGCCGCCGAGCGCGTCGACGCGCTGTCCGGCGGCATGCGCCGACGGCTCACCATCGCCCGCTCCCTGATCAACGAGCCGGAGATCCTGCTGCTCGACGAGCCCACCACCGGCCTCGACCCGCAGGCCCGGCACGTGCTGTGGGACCGGCTGTTCCGGCTCAAGCAGCAGGGCGTGACGCTGGTGCTGACCACGCACTACATGGACGAGGCCGAGCAGCTGTGCGACCGGCTCGTGGTGATGGACGGCGGGAAGATCGTCGCGCAGGGCTCCCCCGCCGAGCTGATCGCCGCGCACGCCACCCGCGAGGTCCTCGAACTGCGCTTCGGCATCGGCGAGCAGGCCGCCGCCCTCGACAAGCTGCGCCAGGCCGTCACCGGCGACCGCATCGAGGAGCTGCCCGACCGGCTGCTGTGGTACACCGCCGAGGGCGACGCGGCGCTGGCCGCCGCGCACACCCTCGGCCTGACCCCGGTCACCGCGCTGGTGCGCCGGTCCAGCCTGGAGGACGTGTTCCTCGCGCTGACCGGCCGGACGCTGGTGGACTGA